A single Microbacterium protaetiae DNA region contains:
- a CDS encoding DUF4870 domain-containing protein, translated as MTTPPIPPQQPPQQPPVPPQGPYGQAPQPLNPADEKLWATLIHIGGIFFEFLPALIGYLVLKDRGPFINAHTKAALNFQLTLIIAFIVGIILTFIIIGVFIIIAAAILNVVFSIIAAVKANKGEFYTYPLTIPFIK; from the coding sequence ATGACGACACCGCCGATTCCTCCGCAGCAGCCCCCGCAGCAGCCGCCCGTGCCGCCGCAGGGCCCCTACGGTCAGGCGCCGCAGCCGCTGAACCCCGCCGACGAGAAGCTCTGGGCCACTCTGATCCACATCGGCGGCATCTTCTTCGAGTTCCTGCCGGCACTGATCGGGTATCTCGTTCTCAAGGACCGCGGACCGTTCATCAACGCGCACACCAAGGCGGCGCTGAACTTCCAGCTCACGCTGATCATCGCGTTCATCGTCGGCATCATCTTGACGTTCATCATCATCGGCGTCTTCATCATCATCGCCGCGGCGATCTTGAACGTCGTGTTCTCGATCATCGCCGCGGTGAAAGCCAACAAGGGCGAGTTCTACACGTATCCGTTGACGATCCCGTTCATCAAGTGA
- a CDS encoding type II toxin-antitoxin system VapC family toxin: MTTVYIDSSALVKRVANEQGAAELRSAIDGAAGAGAQFASSILARIEVARAMRARLEAEDQRDVTAGTYEAFVGVSLVQMTRPILESARVIGPPVLRTLDAIHIATALALGTDELWTYDIRMAQVAEGLGIPARLPA, encoded by the coding sequence GTGACGACTGTCTATATCGACTCCAGCGCGCTGGTGAAGCGTGTGGCGAACGAGCAGGGTGCCGCCGAGCTGCGCAGCGCGATCGATGGTGCAGCCGGGGCGGGCGCCCAGTTCGCGTCGTCGATACTCGCTCGGATCGAAGTGGCCCGTGCTATGCGTGCACGGCTCGAAGCTGAAGATCAGCGAGATGTGACGGCCGGTACGTATGAGGCATTCGTCGGGGTCTCGCTCGTTCAGATGACGCGTCCGATCCTCGAGAGCGCGCGAGTCATCGGCCCCCCGGTATTGCGCACGCTTGATGCCATCCACATCGCGACTGCTCTCGCCCTTGGGACTGACGAGCTGTGGACCTATGACATCCGGATGGCGCAGGTGGCCGAAGGCCTCGGCATCCCTGCTCGTCTCCCCGCGTGA
- a CDS encoding class I SAM-dependent methyltransferase has product MPKPEMIDDDALDDLERELMGRARGRVLELGAGRGENFGAFAPDILWQGLEPDPERRAELTRRAREWSHEALPMDAVAEHVPLEAASVDTVVATYVLCTVDDVLMALHEARRVLVPGGRMLLVEHVLAPHSATMRTLQRVATPFTKRWCGGCHQDRDPLPALRAAGFADVEVRHRRVHDRPLPPESILLYEGVVAE; this is encoded by the coding sequence ATGCCCAAACCCGAGATGATCGACGACGACGCGCTCGACGATCTCGAGCGCGAGCTGATGGGCCGCGCGCGCGGGCGTGTGCTCGAGCTCGGAGCCGGACGCGGCGAGAACTTCGGCGCCTTCGCGCCCGACATCCTCTGGCAGGGACTCGAGCCCGACCCCGAGCGGCGCGCGGAACTCACGCGGCGAGCGCGCGAGTGGAGTCATGAGGCTTTGCCGATGGATGCTGTTGCCGAGCACGTGCCGCTGGAGGCGGCATCCGTCGACACCGTCGTGGCGACCTACGTGCTGTGCACCGTCGACGACGTTCTCATGGCGCTGCACGAGGCGCGGCGGGTGCTGGTGCCGGGCGGAAGGATGCTGCTGGTCGAGCACGTGCTCGCGCCGCACAGCGCGACCATGCGCACTCTGCAGCGCGTGGCGACGCCGTTCACCAAGCGCTGGTGCGGCGGATGCCACCAAGACCGCGACCCCCTGCCCGCGCTGCGCGCGGCCGGCTTCGCCGACGTCGAGGTGCGCCACCGGCGCGTGCACGACCGGCCGCTGCCGCCCGAGTCGATTTTGCTGTATGAGGGGGTTGTGGCGGAGTAG
- a CDS encoding Eco57I restriction-modification methylase domain-containing protein, protein MSAPVIDDRAPFALRGHNPDVLTCIANLSNDEVFTPPELANQMLDTLADAWAEAHDGASIWEDPDVAFLDPFTKSGVFLREITRRLTEGLAEQIPDLWKRVDHILTKQVYGIGITRLTALLARRSVYCSKDATGEHSVAMSFDRDWGNIWFERTEHTWAGDKCAYCGANRAAYDRSGELETHAYAFIHTTDIKARLARMFGADVQFDVIIGNPPYQLADAGFGASATPIYQHFVRQALALEPRMLSMVTPSRWFTGGKGLDDFREEMLGDTHIRQLVDFPKLYDVFESAKIRGGVSYFLWDANYDGPCVVHTFMNGEEVGEPATRYLGDYDVLVRRNEAVSILEKVLALGEPSFASKMPPRKTFGWSTTFHGVVDPAILSNPVQVFGSRRVSWVERASITTNAHLTDKWKVLMTAAQGTSAAVETKFLSRPIVAGPGTACTDTYILAGVFDDEESARCLERYLRTRFVRFLVSLRKITQHANRDVYSFVPAVPLDRRWSDAELNERYGLAPDEITFLQSQVAAHDDDVSTEPADA, encoded by the coding sequence ATGAGCGCCCCCGTCATCGACGACAGGGCCCCTTTCGCCCTCCGCGGCCACAACCCCGATGTGCTCACGTGTATCGCGAACCTCTCGAACGACGAGGTCTTCACTCCGCCCGAGCTGGCGAACCAAATGCTCGACACTCTGGCCGATGCCTGGGCCGAAGCACACGACGGCGCGAGCATCTGGGAAGATCCTGATGTCGCCTTCCTCGATCCGTTCACGAAGTCAGGCGTCTTCCTCCGTGAAATCACGCGGCGCCTCACCGAAGGGCTGGCAGAACAGATCCCTGATCTCTGGAAGCGCGTCGATCACATCCTCACGAAGCAGGTCTACGGGATCGGGATCACGCGGCTCACGGCGCTGCTCGCCCGACGAAGCGTCTACTGCTCAAAAGATGCCACGGGCGAGCACTCGGTCGCGATGTCGTTCGACCGCGACTGGGGAAACATCTGGTTCGAGCGCACCGAGCACACGTGGGCCGGCGACAAGTGCGCATATTGCGGGGCAAACAGAGCAGCGTACGACCGTTCGGGCGAGCTGGAGACTCACGCCTACGCCTTCATCCACACCACCGACATCAAGGCGCGCCTTGCGCGCATGTTTGGAGCCGACGTGCAGTTCGACGTCATTATTGGGAACCCGCCATACCAGCTGGCTGATGCAGGGTTCGGCGCGAGTGCTACCCCGATTTATCAGCACTTCGTGCGTCAAGCACTGGCACTCGAGCCACGAATGCTGTCGATGGTCACGCCGTCGCGCTGGTTTACAGGTGGTAAAGGCCTGGATGACTTCCGCGAAGAGATGCTCGGCGATACACATATTCGACAGTTGGTCGACTTTCCGAAGCTCTACGATGTCTTCGAGAGCGCAAAGATCCGCGGCGGTGTCTCGTACTTCCTTTGGGACGCGAATTATGACGGCCCCTGCGTTGTGCATACTTTCATGAACGGCGAGGAAGTCGGCGAACCCGCAACGCGGTACCTCGGAGACTACGACGTCCTGGTGCGCCGAAACGAGGCAGTCTCGATCCTCGAGAAGGTGCTGGCGTTGGGTGAGCCATCCTTCGCGTCGAAGATGCCACCGCGGAAGACGTTTGGGTGGTCGACCACGTTCCACGGCGTCGTCGATCCGGCAATACTCTCCAACCCCGTGCAGGTATTCGGGTCGCGCCGCGTCTCGTGGGTTGAACGCGCGAGCATCACCACGAACGCACATCTGACTGATAAGTGGAAGGTGCTGATGACAGCCGCTCAGGGGACGAGTGCGGCCGTCGAGACCAAGTTTCTCAGTAGACCAATTGTGGCCGGCCCCGGGACAGCGTGCACTGATACCTACATTCTTGCTGGCGTGTTCGACGACGAGGAGAGCGCCCGCTGCCTCGAGAGGTACCTCCGCACGCGGTTCGTCAGATTCCTCGTGTCTCTGAGAAAGATCACGCAGCACGCAAACCGGGATGTCTACTCCTTCGTCCCAGCTGTGCCCCTCGACCGACGGTGGAGTGATGCGGAGCTCAACGAGCGGTACGGCCTTGCACCTGACGAGATCACTTTCCTCCAATCGCAAGTCGCTGCACACGATGACGACGTGTCGACTGAGCCGGCCGATGCCTAA
- a CDS encoding type I restriction enzyme HsdR N-terminal domain-containing protein gives MSETATPSAKPAGPKWEADAKDDIRTALRKFQKPLQELVQRDANEGDTRLLVTDFLCVALGYDKYEDLTTEYAVRGEFADYGVRIEKQLVAFIEVKRAAQQLNARHLRQVETYAVKEGLEWIILTNGQTWQAYHVTVVTGQQVSTTLALEVDVLGDETTAKKVERLFHLHRSALKRDTISELWKRQAATSPQALADVLRSPAVLDAMRKEIRRQNSFNADVDELGRIIRSGVIRPELVIDAKK, from the coding sequence ATGAGTGAGACAGCCACCCCCTCCGCGAAACCCGCCGGACCGAAATGGGAAGCCGACGCGAAGGACGACATTCGAACCGCACTCCGCAAGTTTCAGAAGCCTCTTCAAGAACTGGTGCAGCGTGACGCCAATGAGGGCGACACGCGCCTGCTGGTCACCGACTTCCTGTGTGTTGCGCTCGGGTACGACAAATACGAAGACCTCACGACGGAATACGCGGTACGCGGCGAGTTCGCCGACTATGGGGTGCGCATCGAGAAGCAACTCGTGGCTTTCATCGAAGTGAAGCGCGCCGCGCAGCAGCTCAACGCCCGTCATCTGCGCCAGGTTGAGACGTACGCCGTTAAGGAGGGGCTGGAGTGGATCATCCTCACCAACGGACAGACATGGCAGGCGTATCACGTCACAGTCGTCACTGGGCAGCAGGTGTCAACCACGCTCGCTCTGGAGGTCGATGTGCTGGGTGACGAGACGACGGCGAAGAAGGTCGAGAGACTCTTCCACTTGCATCGGTCTGCGCTCAAGCGTGACACCATCAGTGAACTCTGGAAGCGTCAGGCGGCGACCTCGCCGCAGGCGCTCGCCGATGTCCTTCGTAGTCCCGCTGTTCTCGATGCAATGCGCAAGGAGATCCGGAGACAAAACAGTTTCAACGCGGATGTTGATGAGCTGGGACGGATCATTCGAAGCGGTGTGATTCGTCCGGAACTCGTGATCGACGCCAAGAAGTAG
- a CDS encoding N-6 DNA methylase, with translation MKSRQRVSDHGEVFTPRWLVDDMLDLVKPETERIDSRFLEPACGSGNFLVPILERKLEAVRKRHGRSDFEKRHYALFALMCVYGIELLLDNTNECRESLMGTFTRFLSPSTDDEWLRAARAVLAANVVQGDALKMTDATEKPIVFPEWGYLGRGRYQRRDFRYDSLTQRAAASEGLFAHFEEHEIFTPVRTYPQMTVADLAATASPVVEGATAPPVIEQAERDETTEVGA, from the coding sequence GTGAAGTCGCGCCAGCGCGTGTCCGATCACGGCGAGGTTTTCACGCCACGATGGCTTGTCGACGACATGCTCGACCTGGTCAAGCCCGAGACAGAGCGCATCGACTCAAGGTTCCTTGAGCCGGCGTGCGGATCGGGGAACTTCCTAGTGCCGATCCTCGAGCGCAAGCTCGAGGCGGTACGAAAACGGCATGGCCGAAGTGACTTCGAGAAGCGGCACTATGCGCTCTTCGCGTTGATGTGCGTGTATGGCATCGAGTTGCTGCTCGACAACACGAATGAGTGTCGCGAGAGCCTTATGGGTACTTTCACCCGGTTTCTCTCACCCTCTACAGATGATGAGTGGCTGCGAGCAGCACGCGCGGTTCTCGCTGCAAACGTCGTGCAGGGCGATGCCCTGAAGATGACGGATGCCACGGAGAAGCCGATCGTCTTCCCCGAGTGGGGGTACCTCGGCCGCGGCCGCTACCAGCGACGTGACTTCCGCTACGACAGCCTCACGCAGCGCGCCGCCGCGTCTGAGGGACTGTTCGCGCACTTCGAAGAGCACGAGATCTTCACGCCGGTGCGTACCTACCCACAAATGACCGTGGCCGACCTCGCTGCGACGGCGTCCCCGGTCGTTGAGGGCGCAACGGCTCCCCCAGTCATTGAACAAGCGGAGCGAGACGAAACGACAGAGGTCGGCGCATGA
- a CDS encoding helix-turn-helix domain-containing protein → MPRVPSAAAAHIGTQIVRARQGRKMTQDQLAAATGIDSSNIRSYEGGRATPSIHSLVRIAVALDVEPGSLIEGLTLAHFAPTTRSRRAS, encoded by the coding sequence GTGCCTCGAGTCCCCTCTGCCGCAGCCGCGCATATCGGCACGCAGATAGTGCGGGCCCGCCAGGGGCGAAAGATGACCCAGGATCAGCTGGCGGCAGCCACCGGCATCGACTCGTCGAACATCCGCAGCTATGAGGGCGGGCGGGCGACCCCCAGCATCCACAGCCTCGTGCGCATCGCGGTCGCGCTCGATGTTGAGCCGGGTTCGCTTATTGAGGGGCTCACGCTGGCGCACTTCGCCCCAACAACCCGCAGTCGCAGGGCGAGTTGA
- a CDS encoding ribbon-helix-helix protein, CopG family, protein MAMNLRLRPDAADALRAESERTGLSQQEILRRAVDEHLGLTQHQLRARQWPDWVEPPTESMRPVRAWVSPPPGSSMVDVLDELREERL, encoded by the coding sequence ATGGCCATGAACCTCCGGTTGCGACCCGACGCCGCTGATGCGCTTCGTGCCGAGTCTGAACGCACGGGGCTCAGCCAGCAGGAAATTCTCCGCCGCGCCGTAGACGAGCATCTCGGCCTCACACAGCATCAACTCCGCGCACGACAGTGGCCCGATTGGGTTGAGCCCCCGACGGAATCCATGCGCCCGGTGAGGGCATGGGTCAGTCCGCCGCCGGGAAGTTCGATGGTCGACGTTCTCGACGAGTTGCGCGAAGAGCGACTGTGA
- a CDS encoding DEAD/DEAH box helicase family protein: MPKPIDELLPEKHTRRPRIYAYAIHDDAHAGLLKVGQTTQDVKTRVAQQLKTAAIENFEIVLDEPADRPDGSLFTDFQVRDRLKEKHFENTTLEWMRCTVEDVRTAIAELRVNKAYSGNHHLDFPMRDEQRDAVEKTYWYFTSRWKEDSDAVPEFLWNAKMRFGKTFTAYQLAKKLEAKRVLVVTFKPAVEDSWKTDLESHVDFDGWTYMSHKAGVDPSKVDAQHPLVFFGSFQDLLGRDAAGNFKAKHKWLTEVVWDLVVFDEYHFGAWRDTAKELFEGEDEASRKKEIKLEFSDAQETFADELEVQANDEDAFVPIRAGAYLYLSGTPFKALATGRFIEEQIFNWTYTDEQRAKAQFSVDHAGEPNPYAALPEMRLLTYQMPDELISIASQGEFDEFDLNAFFEAKGNGGTAEFVHKDDVQKWLDIIRGAYLPTQVDALKAGTKPPFPYSDTRLLPYLQHSIWMLPRTASCAAMKNLLAEPQNAYWRDYRVVNVSAPDVGVGLDALPPVRKAIGSGFDTKTITLTVGKLTTGVTVPQWSSILMLRNLSAPESYFQAAFRVQSPWVIRNPNGNDPHAEDILKPVCFVFDFAPTRALRQISEYGTGLAPDEPNPEHAVEELVKFLPVLAYDGSNMTQVDAGGILDIAMSGTSATLLARKWESAILVNVDNLTLKKIMGSAEAMDAVMNIEGFRALGANVFETVVNKSESISRTKKEKGDDLTPTEKKELSAEEKEYKSKRKQIQEKLIKFATRIPAFMYLTDYRENTLYDVITKIEPGLFKAVTGLSVEDFNLLVSLGVFNAGHMNQAVFAFRRYEDASLSYTGIDSHDGLTHYGLYDTVVAVDQPG, encoded by the coding sequence ATGCCTAAGCCCATCGACGAGCTCCTTCCCGAGAAGCACACCCGTCGTCCGCGCATCTACGCCTACGCGATCCACGACGACGCGCATGCGGGGCTCCTGAAAGTCGGTCAGACGACACAGGATGTAAAGACTCGCGTCGCGCAGCAGTTGAAGACGGCAGCGATCGAGAACTTCGAGATCGTTCTCGACGAGCCCGCCGATCGGCCGGACGGCAGCCTCTTCACCGATTTCCAGGTGCGCGACCGGCTGAAGGAAAAGCACTTCGAGAACACGACGCTGGAGTGGATGCGCTGCACCGTCGAAGACGTACGCACCGCGATCGCAGAGCTCCGCGTGAACAAGGCGTATTCGGGCAATCATCACCTCGACTTCCCGATGCGCGACGAGCAACGCGACGCGGTCGAGAAGACGTACTGGTACTTCACATCCCGCTGGAAGGAAGACTCCGACGCCGTGCCGGAGTTCCTCTGGAACGCGAAGATGCGCTTCGGCAAGACCTTCACCGCGTACCAGCTCGCCAAGAAGCTCGAGGCGAAGCGCGTGCTGGTCGTGACGTTCAAGCCCGCCGTCGAGGACTCGTGGAAGACCGACCTTGAATCGCACGTCGACTTCGACGGGTGGACGTACATGTCGCACAAGGCCGGTGTCGACCCGAGCAAGGTCGACGCGCAGCATCCACTCGTCTTCTTCGGCTCGTTCCAGGATCTTCTCGGCCGCGACGCCGCCGGCAACTTCAAGGCAAAGCACAAATGGCTGACTGAGGTCGTGTGGGACCTCGTCGTGTTCGACGAGTACCACTTCGGCGCATGGCGTGACACCGCCAAAGAGCTGTTCGAGGGCGAAGACGAAGCATCTCGCAAGAAGGAGATCAAGCTCGAGTTCAGCGATGCGCAGGAGACGTTCGCCGACGAGCTCGAGGTGCAGGCCAACGACGAGGACGCCTTCGTCCCGATCCGCGCCGGCGCGTACCTGTATCTGTCGGGCACGCCGTTCAAGGCCCTCGCGACAGGCCGGTTCATCGAAGAGCAGATCTTCAACTGGACCTACACCGACGAGCAGCGCGCGAAAGCGCAATTCAGCGTCGACCACGCAGGTGAGCCGAACCCGTATGCGGCTCTGCCCGAGATGCGGCTGCTGACCTACCAGATGCCCGACGAGCTGATCTCCATCGCGAGTCAGGGCGAGTTCGACGAGTTCGATCTGAATGCGTTCTTCGAGGCGAAAGGCAACGGAGGCACAGCCGAGTTCGTGCACAAGGACGACGTGCAGAAGTGGCTCGACATCATTCGGGGCGCGTATCTGCCCACGCAGGTCGATGCGCTGAAGGCCGGCACCAAGCCGCCGTTCCCCTATTCAGACACGCGACTGCTCCCTTACCTGCAGCATTCGATATGGATGCTGCCGCGCACAGCGTCATGCGCGGCGATGAAGAACCTGCTCGCCGAGCCGCAGAACGCGTATTGGCGCGACTACCGGGTCGTGAACGTTTCGGCGCCGGACGTCGGCGTGGGCCTGGATGCCCTGCCTCCAGTGCGCAAGGCGATCGGCAGCGGGTTCGACACGAAGACCATCACGCTCACGGTCGGCAAGCTCACCACTGGGGTGACGGTGCCGCAGTGGTCATCGATCCTCATGCTGCGCAACCTCAGCGCGCCCGAGTCGTACTTCCAGGCGGCGTTCCGCGTGCAGTCGCCGTGGGTGATCCGCAACCCGAACGGGAACGACCCGCACGCGGAGGACATCCTCAAGCCGGTCTGCTTCGTCTTTGACTTCGCACCAACGCGCGCGCTGCGGCAGATCAGCGAATACGGCACGGGGCTCGCGCCCGACGAACCCAATCCCGAGCATGCGGTCGAGGAGCTGGTGAAATTCCTGCCGGTGCTCGCCTACGACGGCTCGAACATGACGCAGGTGGACGCCGGCGGCATCCTCGACATCGCCATGTCAGGAACCTCGGCGACGCTGCTCGCCCGCAAGTGGGAGTCGGCGATCCTCGTGAACGTCGACAACCTGACGCTGAAGAAGATCATGGGCTCGGCCGAGGCGATGGACGCGGTGATGAACATCGAAGGCTTCCGGGCACTCGGAGCGAACGTGTTCGAGACCGTCGTCAACAAGAGCGAATCGATCAGCAGGACGAAGAAGGAGAAGGGCGACGACCTCACCCCAACCGAGAAGAAGGAACTCTCGGCGGAGGAGAAGGAGTACAAGTCCAAGCGCAAACAGATCCAAGAAAAGCTGATCAAGTTCGCGACGCGGATCCCCGCGTTCATGTACCTCACGGATTACCGCGAGAACACGCTTTACGACGTGATCACCAAGATAGAGCCAGGACTTTTCAAAGCAGTGACCGGGCTCTCGGTCGAAGACTTCAACCTGCTCGTCTCACTCGGCGTCTTCAACGCCGGGCACATGAACCAGGCCGTGTTCGCCTTCCGTCGGTACGAGGACGCTTCGCTCTCATACACAGGCATCGACTCACACGATGGACTGACGCACTACGGCCTGTACGACACGGTTGTGGCTGTGGATCAGCCCGGCTGA
- a CDS encoding AMP-binding protein codes for MNPRADSVDGVLRGSAARHPDRTALTFEERALTYRELDDAVSRAAAWLLDRGARKGDRVAAYGTNSDAYLIGFLACARAGLVHVPINYALCGGELRYLLELSGARIVLVDPALAAASAPVCAVIPSGEAEARAFTGTYRYAPDSLQGFVTRLQDVTHFADSQDVYAGLRLDYNNSQFHSILDGVLKEQPTGGPVWMRVTDAWRHVDGTAP; via the coding sequence ATGAATCCCCGCGCCGACAGCGTCGACGGCGTCCTTCGCGGCAGCGCCGCACGCCACCCCGACCGCACCGCCCTGACCTTCGAGGAGCGGGCCCTCACCTATCGCGAACTCGACGACGCCGTCTCGCGCGCCGCCGCGTGGCTGCTCGATCGCGGCGCACGGAAGGGTGATCGCGTCGCCGCGTACGGCACGAACTCCGACGCGTACCTCATCGGCTTCCTCGCGTGCGCCCGTGCCGGACTCGTGCATGTGCCGATCAACTACGCGCTGTGCGGCGGCGAGCTGAGGTACCTTCTCGAGCTCTCGGGCGCGCGCATCGTGCTCGTCGATCCGGCGCTGGCTGCGGCATCCGCCCCCGTCTGTGCCGTCATCCCGTCGGGCGAGGCTGAGGCGCGGGCCTTCACGGGAACGTACCGGTACGCTCCCGACAGCCTGCAAGGGTTCGTCACGCGCCTGCAGGATGTGACGCATTTTGCAGATTCGCAGGACGTCTACGCGGGACTCCGACTCGACTACAACAACTCCCAGTTCCACTCGATCCTCGACGGTGTCTTGAAGGAACAGCCGACCGGCGGGCCTGTCTGGATG
- a CDS encoding glycine--tRNA ligase encodes MAEPSRLDKVIALARHRGFVFQAGEIYGGSRSAWDYGSLGTELKENIRRQWWQTFVRGRGDMVGLDSSVVLPKRVWEASGHLATFTDPLVECLQCHKRFRADTLIEDFEARKGRKAENGLADVPCPNCGTKGKYTEPKEFSGLMKTYLGVVEDESGLNYLRPETAQGIFINFANVVQTSRKKPPFGVGQVGKAFRNEITPGNFIFRTREFEQMEIEYFVPPAEAGEWFEHWVEECWDWFVDLGIDPANMQRLDVPEDDRAHYSDGTIDIEYRFGFAGREWGELMGIANRTDFDLTNHTEASGQSLTYFDQASGQKYIPYVIEPSFGLTRAMMAFLVDAYREEEAPNAKGGTDTRTVLGLDPRLAPVKVAVLPLSRNEKLSPLARELADTLRGHGWNTDFDDAGAIGRRYRRQDEIGTPLCVTVDFDSLDDDAVTVRDRDSMAQERVPVAEVEQYLAERLKGA; translated from the coding sequence GTGGCCGAGCCCTCTCGCCTCGACAAAGTCATCGCCCTCGCCCGCCATCGCGGGTTCGTGTTCCAGGCCGGTGAGATCTACGGTGGTTCGCGCTCGGCGTGGGACTACGGCTCCCTGGGCACCGAGCTGAAGGAGAACATCCGGCGGCAGTGGTGGCAGACGTTCGTGCGCGGCCGCGGCGACATGGTGGGGCTCGACTCGTCGGTCGTGCTGCCCAAGCGCGTGTGGGAGGCCTCGGGGCACCTGGCGACCTTCACCGACCCGCTCGTGGAGTGCCTGCAGTGCCACAAGCGGTTCCGCGCCGACACGCTCATCGAAGACTTCGAGGCGCGCAAGGGCCGCAAGGCCGAGAACGGGCTGGCCGACGTGCCGTGCCCGAACTGTGGCACGAAGGGCAAGTACACCGAGCCGAAAGAGTTCTCGGGCCTGATGAAGACCTACCTCGGCGTCGTCGAAGACGAGTCGGGGCTGAACTACCTGCGCCCCGAGACGGCGCAGGGCATCTTCATCAACTTCGCCAATGTCGTGCAGACCTCGCGCAAGAAGCCGCCGTTCGGCGTCGGTCAGGTGGGCAAGGCGTTCCGCAACGAGATCACTCCGGGCAACTTCATCTTTCGCACTCGCGAGTTCGAGCAGATGGAGATCGAGTACTTCGTGCCACCGGCTGAGGCGGGCGAGTGGTTCGAGCACTGGGTTGAGGAGTGCTGGGACTGGTTCGTCGACCTCGGGATCGACCCCGCCAACATGCAGCGGCTCGATGTGCCCGAAGACGACCGCGCGCACTACTCCGACGGCACCATCGACATCGAGTACCGGTTCGGCTTCGCCGGGCGCGAGTGGGGCGAGCTGATGGGCATCGCCAACCGCACCGACTTCGACCTGACCAACCACACCGAGGCGTCGGGCCAGTCGCTCACCTACTTCGACCAGGCATCCGGCCAGAAGTACATCCCGTACGTCATCGAGCCCTCGTTCGGTCTGACCCGCGCGATGATGGCGTTCCTCGTCGACGCGTACCGCGAAGAAGAGGCGCCCAACGCCAAGGGCGGCACCGACACCCGCACGGTGTTGGGCCTTGACCCGCGGCTGGCGCCGGTCAAGGTCGCCGTGCTGCCGCTCTCGCGCAACGAGAAGCTCTCGCCGCTTGCGCGCGAACTCGCCGACACGCTGCGCGGCCACGGATGGAACACCGACTTCGACGATGCCGGAGCCATCGGCCGTCGCTACCGCCGACAGGACGAGATCGGCACCCCGCTGTGCGTCACCGTCGACTTTGACTCGCTCGACGACGACGCGGTGACCGTGCGCGACCGCGACAGTATGGCGCAGGAGCGCGTGCCGGTCGCCGAGGTCGAGCAGTATCTCGCCGAGCGGTTGAAGGGCGCGTAG